A window of the Corynebacterium minutissimum genome harbors these coding sequences:
- a CDS encoding type II toxin-antitoxin system Phd/YefM family antitoxin produces the protein MYIFSMKTMSVASSQFRQSQSQFLDEAQHTPVAITSRGSRVRAFVVSPSFFARAVEALEDREDIQAAESARGESVEISHEDLKKELGLT, from the coding sequence ATGTACATTTTCAGTATGAAAACGATGTCAGTGGCGTCCAGCCAATTCCGCCAATCCCAAAGCCAATTTCTTGACGAGGCACAGCACACACCCGTCGCCATCACTAGTCGTGGAAGCCGTGTTCGCGCTTTTGTCGTCTCTCCTTCGTTTTTCGCCCGCGCAGTTGAAGCACTAGAAGATCGCGAAGATATTCAAGCCGCAGAGAGTGCCCGAGGAGAGTCCGTAGAGATTTCACATGAAGACCTTAAAAAAGAACTCGGTCTCACCTAA
- a CDS encoding NAD(P)H-quinone oxidoreductase — protein MKAIIQTNPEDPSSLELGDTDKPQLHDGEVLVKVKAAGVNRADLLQACGHYPPPPGASEIIGLEVAGEVVDAGTTDVEVGSKVGALLAGGGYAEYVAVPEGQLLPIPTGYSFAEAASVIEVACTVWSNIAMEAGLSKGQTILIHGGAGGIGTFAIQVAKKLGATVAVTAGSDEKLETCKELGADILINYNEQDFAEELKNQCDVILDIMGAKYLKKNLIALAQGGHMVTIGMQGGTKAELNMAILLSKRLTLHGTTLRSRSLEGKAAIIADTVKNVWPWLEDGSVKHHLHRTFALADAAEAHKALDSGEVTGKLVLEV, from the coding sequence ATGAAAGCCATCATTCAGACCAATCCGGAAGACCCGAGCTCGCTGGAGCTGGGAGACACCGACAAACCTCAACTCCACGACGGCGAAGTCCTCGTTAAGGTCAAAGCCGCCGGCGTAAACCGCGCCGACCTGCTCCAGGCCTGCGGGCACTACCCACCGCCGCCAGGCGCTTCGGAGATTATCGGCCTCGAAGTTGCCGGCGAAGTCGTCGACGCGGGCACCACCGACGTCGAGGTGGGCTCCAAGGTCGGCGCGCTGCTCGCCGGCGGCGGCTATGCCGAGTACGTGGCCGTGCCCGAAGGCCAGCTACTGCCCATCCCCACCGGCTATTCCTTTGCCGAGGCCGCATCCGTCATCGAGGTGGCCTGCACGGTCTGGTCCAACATCGCCATGGAAGCCGGCCTTAGCAAAGGCCAGACCATCCTCATCCACGGCGGCGCGGGCGGTATCGGCACCTTCGCTATCCAGGTGGCGAAGAAACTGGGCGCCACCGTCGCCGTCACGGCTGGTTCCGATGAGAAGCTCGAGACCTGCAAGGAACTCGGCGCGGACATTCTCATCAACTACAACGAGCAGGATTTCGCCGAGGAACTGAAGAACCAGTGTGATGTCATCCTCGACATCATGGGCGCGAAGTACCTCAAGAAAAACCTCATTGCGCTGGCGCAGGGCGGCCACATGGTCACTATCGGCATGCAGGGCGGAACAAAAGCCGAGCTCAACATGGCTATCCTGCTGAGCAAACGTCTGACCCTACATGGCACCACGCTGCGCTCCCGCTCGTTGGAGGGCAAGGCTGCCATCATCGCCGACACCGTCAAGAATGTCTGGCCGTGGCTGGAAGATGGCAGTGTCAAGCACCACCTGCATCGCACTTTTGCGCTTGCCGACGCCGCCGAAGCCCACAAAGCCCTCGACTCCGGCGAGGTCACGGGCAAACTCGTCCTCGAGGTCTAG
- a CDS encoding aminotransferase class V-fold PLP-dependent enzyme: MTQQYDVASVRGLYTGLSDGWTYLNAHAAPQIAERVASGVARSFRTSATVKPQEDTVGAHSARRAPGELLADDMYSSARRAVADLTGATADRVILGPSLPVLYQSLAAALRPLVRRQSSVVLSRLDPPELSRAFAHLDADIRWAQPDLGTGELPAFQYAELVDGSTRFVAFPAAHELLGTVTPTADIIDAVHERSRAWALVDVSSITPYRRIEFDSVGADILGVDLGTLGGPQLAALVFRDTAMFRRLDDLVVGPVSPGLAGGVGPLADHLAALAGGERGSRRVRLGRSLDALSSYMEELCGDLYSLLGTLPAVHILGVTGEAAADASDDRLPRLTFAVRDVPADVIHRRLFDNGLVTTIAPHTPLLTEMGVDEVGGAVTVSLSPFSTYQDIEHLTRVVASLA; the protein is encoded by the coding sequence ATGACGCAGCAGTATGACGTCGCCAGTGTGCGAGGTCTTTACACTGGGCTGTCCGATGGCTGGACCTACCTCAACGCGCATGCCGCGCCGCAGATTGCGGAGCGCGTGGCGTCGGGCGTGGCCCGTTCCTTCCGCACGTCCGCCACGGTGAAGCCGCAGGAGGACACCGTGGGCGCGCACTCGGCTCGCCGCGCGCCGGGCGAATTGCTGGCGGATGATATGTATTCCTCCGCGCGCCGAGCCGTGGCCGATCTCACGGGTGCGACGGCAGACCGGGTCATCCTCGGCCCGTCCCTGCCGGTGCTCTACCAGTCCCTGGCGGCAGCGTTGCGTCCGCTTGTACGCCGCCAGTCCTCAGTGGTGCTCTCGCGCCTCGACCCCCCAGAGCTTTCCAGGGCATTCGCGCATCTAGACGCAGACATCCGCTGGGCGCAGCCAGACCTGGGCACGGGTGAGCTGCCGGCGTTCCAGTACGCCGAGTTGGTCGATGGTTCCACGCGGTTCGTGGCCTTCCCCGCCGCGCATGAGCTGCTGGGCACGGTCACGCCGACGGCGGACATTATTGATGCGGTCCATGAGCGTTCCCGAGCCTGGGCGCTTGTCGACGTCTCCTCGATCACCCCCTACCGCCGCATCGAATTCGACTCTGTGGGTGCGGATATTCTCGGCGTGGACCTAGGCACACTGGGCGGGCCGCAGTTGGCGGCTCTGGTCTTCCGTGATACCGCGATGTTCCGCCGCCTCGATGACCTCGTGGTAGGCCCGGTCTCGCCGGGCCTAGCCGGTGGCGTGGGGCCGCTGGCGGATCACCTCGCTGCCCTGGCCGGCGGCGAACGCGGTTCGCGCCGCGTGCGCCTGGGGCGCTCGCTCGATGCACTGTCGTCCTACATGGAGGAGCTCTGCGGTGATCTCTATAGCCTGCTGGGCACCCTGCCGGCAGTCCACATCTTGGGCGTAACAGGCGAGGCGGCTGCCGATGCCTCCGATGACCGCCTCCCGCGGCTTACCTTCGCCGTGCGCGACGTACCCGCGGACGTGATTCACCGCCGCCTCTTCGACAATGGTTTGGTGACTACCATCGCTCCGCACACCCCCTTGCTCACGGAGATGGGCGTGGACGAGGTCGGCGGCGCCGTGACAGTCTCTCTAAGCCCTTTCAGCACGTACCAGGACATCGAGCACCTGACTCGCGTCGTGGCCTCCTTGGCCTAG
- the wzt gene encoding galactan export ABC transporter ATP-binding subunit Wzt/RfbE: MVSIDTYNACVDFPIFDAKSRSLKKAMLSTAGGSIGKNDQNVVMVEALKDINLHLREGDRVGLVGHNGAGKTTLLRLLSGIYEPTRGAADVRGRVAPVFDLGVGMDPEVSGYDNIIIRGLFLGQTIKQMKAKMDEIAEFSELGDYLSMPLRTYSTGMRVRLALGVVTSIEPEILLLDEGIGAVDAAFMAKARVRLQDLVKRSGILVFASHSNDFLAQLCDTALWIDHGQIRSVGEVSDVVGEYEGPEVGEYVRDLRKRFDNEENA, from the coding sequence ATGGTTTCCATTGATACGTATAACGCTTGCGTGGACTTTCCCATCTTTGATGCCAAGTCCCGTTCGCTGAAGAAGGCAATGCTCTCCACCGCTGGTGGCTCCATTGGCAAGAATGACCAGAACGTGGTCATGGTTGAAGCACTTAAAGACATCAACCTCCACCTGCGCGAAGGTGACCGCGTGGGGCTCGTTGGCCACAACGGCGCGGGTAAAACCACTCTGCTGCGCCTGCTCTCCGGCATCTATGAGCCGACTCGCGGCGCGGCCGATGTGCGCGGGCGCGTGGCTCCCGTCTTCGACTTGGGCGTGGGCATGGACCCGGAGGTCTCCGGCTACGACAACATCATCATCCGCGGCCTCTTCTTGGGCCAGACCATCAAGCAGATGAAGGCCAAGATGGATGAGATTGCCGAGTTCTCTGAGCTGGGTGATTACCTCTCCATGCCGCTGCGCACCTACTCCACGGGTATGCGCGTGCGCCTGGCGCTGGGCGTGGTGACCTCCATTGAGCCGGAGATCCTGCTTCTCGACGAAGGCATTGGCGCCGTCGATGCCGCCTTCATGGCCAAGGCCCGCGTGCGCCTCCAGGACCTGGTGAAGCGCTCCGGCATCCTGGTTTTTGCTTCCCACTCCAATGACTTCTTGGCGCAGCTGTGCGATACCGCGCTGTGGATCGACCACGGTCAGATTCGGTCGGTGGGCGAGGTCTCCGACGTCGTGGGCGAGTACGAGGGGCCCGAGGTTGGCGAGTATGTTCGCGATCTGCGCAAGCGCTTCGATAACGAGGAGAACGCCTAA
- a CDS encoding ThiF family adenylyltransferase has product MSSRYARQETLWGTSTQQRLRASTVAVIGAGGLGSPALLYLAGAGVGRILLFDDDLVSLSNLHRQVIHSTATVGQPKTESAAAALNALNPECTVEQFSRLTPDTALAQLRGADLIIDGTDNFYSRHLASWAAHELGIPHVWASLLGYDAQLTVFHSGHGPVYEDLFPTDPQVPSCSQAGVMGPVVGVAGSALAVEALKLLTGIGTPLIGTLGYYDSLAGTWEYIPVRAGGATPARPDNPTDVREIPEDATLIDVRTAPERATSLIPGSQHLPLDEILAGHNPPLNSEDLAVLYCASGLRSAQAVEALRARGFSNVYSLRGGIDAWQEHISELETEAAAAHRGDLETISLEELEAECGVED; this is encoded by the coding sequence ATGAGCTCACGCTACGCACGCCAGGAAACCCTCTGGGGAACCTCCACTCAGCAACGGCTTCGCGCTTCCACAGTCGCGGTCATCGGCGCCGGCGGCCTGGGCTCGCCTGCCCTGCTCTATCTCGCAGGCGCGGGCGTGGGGCGCATCCTGCTTTTCGACGACGACCTCGTCTCCCTCTCCAACCTGCACCGCCAAGTCATCCACAGCACAGCGACCGTAGGCCAGCCCAAAACCGAATCCGCCGCCGCGGCCTTGAACGCCCTCAACCCCGAGTGCACCGTCGAGCAGTTCTCGCGCCTCACACCTGACACCGCCCTGGCGCAACTGCGCGGCGCCGACCTCATCATCGACGGCACCGATAACTTCTACTCCCGCCACCTAGCCTCCTGGGCCGCCCATGAGCTGGGCATTCCGCACGTGTGGGCGTCACTCCTGGGTTATGACGCGCAGCTCACCGTCTTCCACTCCGGCCACGGCCCGGTCTACGAGGACCTCTTCCCCACCGACCCGCAGGTGCCTTCCTGCTCGCAGGCCGGCGTGATGGGCCCGGTCGTCGGTGTGGCCGGCTCCGCCTTGGCGGTGGAGGCGCTTAAGCTCCTCACAGGTATCGGCACCCCGCTCATCGGCACGCTGGGCTACTACGATTCCCTCGCCGGGACCTGGGAATACATCCCCGTGCGCGCAGGCGGCGCCACCCCGGCACGCCCCGACAACCCCACCGACGTCCGCGAGATCCCTGAGGACGCCACGCTCATCGACGTCCGCACCGCTCCCGAACGCGCCACCTCCCTTATCCCCGGCTCGCAGCACCTTCCGCTCGATGAGATCCTCGCTGGCCACAACCCGCCCCTAAACTCTGAGGACCTCGCCGTCCTCTACTGCGCCAGCGGCCTGCGCTCCGCCCAGGCCGTCGAGGCCTTGCGCGCCCGTGGCTTCAGCAACGTCTACTCGCTGCGCGGCGGCATCGACGCCTGGCAAGAACACATTTCCGAGCTCGAGACCGAGGCCGCGGCCGCCCACCGAGGCGATCTGGAGACCATTTCTCTTGAAGAACTAGAGGCTGAATGTGGCGTGGAAGATTAG
- a CDS encoding NAD-dependent deacylase, translating to MEHLFERAHSILSDATHVEVFTGAGMSADSGIATYRDAQTGIWENVDPVAMASISAWRNEPKPMFAWYLWRAQLAQRAAPNAGHRAIAAARDMTVTTQNIDNLHERAGSQDVVHLHGSLFAFRCTDCDAPYGEDIALPKEPVESITPPECPVCGGLVRPGVVWFGEALPDDEWAEAEHRMSTADALLIVGTSGVVYPAAGLPQIAHVRGIPIVEVTPQPTDLSPLASVVVTATAAEALPRILAGRIDGKDE from the coding sequence ATGGAGCACCTGTTTGAGCGCGCGCACTCGATTCTTTCTGATGCCACCCACGTCGAAGTTTTCACCGGCGCGGGTATGAGCGCGGACAGCGGCATCGCCACGTACCGCGATGCGCAGACAGGCATCTGGGAGAACGTGGATCCGGTGGCGATGGCGTCGATAAGCGCATGGCGTAATGAACCAAAGCCCATGTTCGCCTGGTACCTGTGGCGCGCCCAGCTGGCGCAGCGGGCCGCGCCCAACGCCGGGCACCGCGCAATTGCCGCCGCACGCGACATGACGGTGACCACGCAAAACATCGATAACCTGCACGAGCGCGCCGGTAGCCAGGACGTGGTCCACCTGCACGGCTCCTTGTTCGCCTTCCGCTGCACTGACTGCGATGCGCCATATGGCGAGGACATTGCGCTGCCGAAGGAACCGGTCGAAAGCATCACTCCGCCCGAGTGCCCCGTGTGCGGCGGGCTCGTGCGCCCGGGCGTGGTGTGGTTCGGCGAAGCCCTGCCCGACGACGAATGGGCCGAGGCCGAGCACCGCATGTCCACCGCGGACGCGCTGCTCATCGTGGGTACCTCCGGCGTGGTCTACCCCGCCGCCGGCCTGCCACAGATTGCCCACGTGCGCGGCATCCCCATCGTGGAAGTCACCCCGCAGCCCACGGACCTTTCACCGCTTGCCAGCGTGGTGGTCACCGCCACCGCAGCGGAGGCGCTGCCTCGCATCCTGGCGGGGCGGATCGATGGCAAAGACGAGTAG
- a CDS encoding DUF4288 domain-containing protein — MEPYVGIVVMELAKKSNSPAQSFFREDFYIVYAESDEKARERVESMANEQADGVDVKVRHIVDVAPALYGYVDRDCDLYSRHFANLEDYERFEMKLGGTDPLAD; from the coding sequence ATGGAACCTTATGTTGGAATTGTCGTGATGGAGCTTGCTAAAAAGTCCAATTCACCTGCCCAAAGCTTCTTCCGCGAGGACTTTTACATTGTGTATGCGGAGTCGGACGAGAAGGCCCGAGAGCGCGTCGAGTCCATGGCGAATGAGCAGGCTGATGGTGTGGACGTGAAGGTACGGCACATCGTGGATGTCGCGCCAGCTCTCTATGGTTATGTAGACCGCGATTGCGATCTTTACTCGCGGCACTTTGCGAACCTAGAGGACTATGAGCGTTTCGAGATGAAGCTCGGCGGAACTGACCCGCTGGCTGATTAA
- a CDS encoding molybdenum cofactor biosynthesis protein MoaE — MSTNFGLLGARISAEPISAPDIATAETGAVVLFDGIVRNHDSGRGVKLLTYTAHPSAQEEIERVAADVAAAFPAVRLWCAHRTGALEIGESAFIVAAASAHRKDAFEAASTCADRVKAEVPIWKEQLHTDDTTTWVGLE, encoded by the coding sequence ATGAGCACTAACTTCGGCTTACTCGGCGCCCGCATCAGCGCTGAGCCCATCTCCGCCCCGGACATCGCCACCGCTGAAACCGGCGCCGTCGTTTTATTCGACGGCATCGTGCGCAACCACGACTCCGGCCGCGGGGTCAAACTCCTCACCTACACCGCGCATCCCAGCGCCCAAGAAGAGATCGAACGCGTCGCGGCTGACGTCGCCGCCGCCTTCCCTGCCGTGCGCCTGTGGTGCGCGCATCGCACTGGAGCACTGGAAATCGGCGAGTCCGCCTTCATCGTCGCGGCCGCCTCCGCGCACCGCAAGGACGCCTTCGAGGCCGCCTCGACCTGCGCCGACCGCGTCAAGGCGGAAGTCCCCATCTGGAAAGAGCAGCTTCACACCGATGACACCACCACCTGGGTAGGCCTGGAATGA
- a CDS encoding rhodanese-like domain-containing protein, whose amino-acid sequence MHHSATAAGVTVFYSAQAVDALCARGFSNVYSLRGGIDAWQDHNTP is encoded by the coding sequence GTGCACCATAGCGCTACCGCTGCAGGTGTCACCGTCTTCTACTCCGCGCAAGCAGTCGACGCCCTGTGCGCCCGCGGCTTCAGCAACGTCTATTCACTGCGCGGCGGCATCGACGCCTGGCAAGACCACAACACCCCTTAG
- a CDS encoding DUF1648 domain-containing protein, with translation MRIRHYYVATAIVCALTLVYMLLRWDSVPDPIPVHFDVSGHPDRFEPKSFVNATVLVWIGVVFAIALPLCVPPISLARKTTQVPAESAIPFSEATAQRAELLTEKTATFIAQTVFAMTTCVCLTAVCTVVPDIPFSGLLLVTAWVGFFLFVMIGVIRFTLSVQRSVKAIPTDHDEQTRNKALRFAGGMGIYNEPTDPMCMAVFSTNPSKLQINTAHEPGRRYLWRMGIALGASIAFCVLIAVL, from the coding sequence ATGAGGATCCGCCACTATTACGTCGCCACCGCTATCGTGTGCGCTCTCACGCTGGTGTACATGCTGCTGCGCTGGGACTCGGTCCCCGATCCCATCCCGGTCCACTTCGATGTCTCGGGCCACCCGGACCGCTTCGAGCCCAAGTCTTTCGTCAACGCAACGGTCCTGGTGTGGATCGGCGTGGTGTTCGCCATCGCGCTGCCGTTGTGCGTGCCGCCGATCTCGCTGGCGCGAAAGACAACACAGGTTCCGGCGGAGTCAGCGATTCCTTTCTCCGAGGCCACCGCCCAGCGCGCGGAGCTTCTCACCGAAAAGACCGCCACGTTCATCGCCCAGACAGTGTTCGCCATGACGACCTGCGTGTGCCTCACCGCGGTCTGCACGGTGGTACCGGACATCCCGTTCTCGGGCCTTCTTCTCGTAACCGCATGGGTGGGCTTCTTCCTGTTCGTCATGATCGGGGTCATCCGCTTCACGCTATCGGTTCAAAGGTCCGTGAAAGCCATACCCACCGATCATGATGAACAGACTCGTAACAAAGCACTCCGCTTTGCCGGTGGCATGGGCATCTATAACGAACCCACAGACCCCATGTGCATGGCAGTCTTTTCCACGAATCCTTCGAAGCTGCAGATCAACACCGCGCACGAACCAGGCCGGCGCTACCTATGGCGCATGGGCATTGCCCTTGGCGCATCCATAGCGTTCTGCGTGCTCATCGCCGTACTCTAG
- the wzm gene encoding galactan export ABC transporter permease subunit Wzm/RfbD: protein MTSAPAPGEEPASRSMTMSAAFADLLQGARQRELWFKLGIQDIKQRYRRSVLGPFWITIATGVMAAALGLLYSMLFQIPVAEFLPHVTVGLIMWNFISGAIKEGATVFIENEGLIKQLPAPLSVHVYRLVWRQTLFLGHNLIIWLLLIIIFPRSLGWEFFLCIPAFALLLVNGVWVAMFFGIIATRFRDVAPLLEALTQLLFYVTPIVWMTSTLKEQGEAVASRARIAELNPLYHYMEIVRGPLIGVHVPAYHWFIVMGCTVVGLLISGLAMRQWRFRVSYWV from the coding sequence ATGACCTCCGCGCCTGCACCCGGCGAGGAGCCTGCCTCGCGTTCCATGACCATGTCGGCGGCCTTCGCCGACCTGTTGCAAGGCGCTCGCCAGCGCGAGCTGTGGTTCAAGCTGGGCATCCAAGACATCAAGCAGCGCTACCGCCGCTCGGTACTGGGTCCTTTCTGGATCACCATCGCCACCGGTGTCATGGCCGCGGCCCTGGGCCTGCTGTACTCCATGCTCTTCCAGATCCCAGTGGCGGAGTTCCTGCCCCACGTGACCGTGGGCCTGATCATGTGGAACTTCATCTCGGGTGCCATCAAGGAAGGCGCCACCGTCTTCATTGAAAACGAGGGTCTGATTAAGCAGCTGCCTGCGCCACTTTCGGTCCACGTCTACCGCCTAGTGTGGCGGCAGACCCTCTTCTTGGGCCACAACCTCATCATTTGGCTGCTGCTCATCATTATCTTCCCGCGCAGCCTGGGCTGGGAGTTCTTCCTGTGTATCCCAGCCTTTGCACTCCTGCTGGTCAACGGCGTGTGGGTCGCCATGTTCTTCGGCATCATCGCCACTCGTTTCCGTGACGTCGCCCCGCTACTGGAGGCTCTGACACAGCTGCTCTTTTACGTCACGCCGATCGTGTGGATGACGAGCACGCTCAAAGAACAGGGCGAAGCCGTGGCGAGCCGTGCGCGTATTGCGGAGCTCAACCCGCTGTATCACTACATGGAGATTGTCCGTGGCCCGCTCATCGGTGTGCACGTGCCGGCCTATCACTGGTTCATCGTCATGGGCTGCACCGTCGTCGGCCTGCTCATTTCCGGTTTGGCCATGCGTCAGTGGCGCTTCCGCGTCTCCTACTGGGTCTAG
- a CDS encoding NAD(P)/FAD-dependent oxidoreductase: MQTVDTLIIGGGAAGLQAALVMVRARRSVLVVDSSTPRNRFAHEIHGVIALEGTPPLEFQERGKEQLRSYGAQIVNATVDSVTDNDRTLTATLSNGETIAARSIIVASGVDDEHPAIPGLQENWGNTVLHCPYCHGYEVADKKLGVLYIGEFSFHHAAVLRQWSKDITFFTNGMEFTDEQRADLTRRGIALIDGPVTAFQDGKVLLENDEHAVDALFYMPIPRPHDEFLADLNLKRHSPPPAMGGSLIEADLTGATSHPRVWAVGNVVNPGAQVAMAMGQANAAAITVNAFLVEDDWI; encoded by the coding sequence ATGCAGACAGTAGATACCCTCATCATCGGCGGTGGCGCGGCCGGCCTGCAGGCAGCCCTGGTCATGGTCCGCGCCCGCCGCAGCGTCCTTGTTGTTGATTCCTCCACTCCCCGCAACCGCTTTGCCCACGAAATCCACGGTGTCATTGCCCTCGAGGGCACACCACCGCTTGAGTTCCAGGAGCGCGGCAAGGAACAGCTGCGCAGCTATGGCGCACAAATCGTGAACGCCACTGTGGATTCCGTCACCGATAATGACCGCACGCTCACCGCCACGTTGAGCAACGGTGAGACCATCGCTGCCCGCTCTATCATCGTCGCCAGCGGCGTGGACGACGAGCACCCAGCTATCCCGGGCCTGCAAGAAAACTGGGGAAATACGGTCCTCCACTGCCCCTACTGCCACGGATACGAGGTGGCGGACAAGAAGCTCGGCGTGCTCTACATCGGCGAGTTCTCCTTCCACCATGCCGCGGTTCTGCGCCAGTGGTCGAAAGACATCACCTTCTTCACCAATGGTATGGAATTCACCGACGAACAGCGCGCCGATCTGACCCGGCGGGGCATTGCGCTTATCGACGGCCCCGTCACCGCCTTCCAAGACGGAAAAGTCCTGCTGGAAAACGACGAGCATGCCGTCGATGCACTGTTTTACATGCCCATTCCCCGCCCCCACGATGAGTTCCTCGCTGACCTCAACCTCAAGCGCCACAGCCCGCCGCCGGCGATGGGCGGCAGCCTGATCGAGGCTGATCTCACCGGTGCCACCAGCCACCCGCGCGTCTGGGCGGTGGGCAACGTGGTCAATCCAGGCGCACAGGTGGCGATGGCCATGGGCCAGGCCAATGCTGCTGCTATTACGGTCAACGCCTTCCTCGTCGAGGATGATTGGATTTAA
- a CDS encoding SulP family inorganic anion transporter, whose amino-acid sequence MTYPSTVSKVGIRSRALRFAPRRSDWSRATIGRDLSAGLMVALVALPLALGFGVASGVGAAAGITTAIVAGILSAVFGGSNVQVSGPTGAMTVVLIPIVADHGADGVLVVGVLAGLMLLLLAFTGAGRAMKYMPLPVVEGFTAGIAVIIALQQLPAALGVDVDGEKVLGLAWDAIKAWLDAPAWQAPFMTLAVAAGIVVAARIRSGFPAALVLVAAATAINMLADSNLKTIGYIPSTLPAPRWPQIPWEHLDSLLLAAVAVAALGALESLLSATVADAMTVGDRHDPDRELFGQGVANVVAPLFGGIPATAAIARTAVNVRAGAGTRLAAVFHSLLLLVAVLVAARWVGEIPLAALAGVLIATAIQMIHPRNIRSVIRATKGDGATLLITAAATVVFDLVVAVLIGLVIAGFFALRDTARTAVLEAAPLETGDHRDKERELLDEHIAAFRLEGPLFFGAAHDFLLGLADVSSVKVVVLRMRYVTTIDATGAQMLADTIGRLERNSTRVLLSATKPEHVPVLRELGVFDQLAHENHVFDDTLDAIAHARLHVSRIQHEESDGAPAASQSNQHDE is encoded by the coding sequence ATGACCTACCCCTCCACCGTCTCTAAGGTGGGCATCCGATCGCGTGCCCTGCGTTTCGCACCGCGCCGCTCGGACTGGTCCCGCGCGACGATCGGGCGCGACCTCTCTGCCGGCCTCATGGTGGCCCTCGTCGCACTCCCGCTGGCGCTCGGCTTCGGCGTCGCGTCTGGTGTCGGCGCGGCAGCCGGAATTACGACGGCCATCGTCGCGGGCATCCTGTCCGCAGTCTTCGGCGGTAGCAACGTCCAGGTAAGCGGCCCGACCGGCGCAATGACCGTCGTGTTAATCCCCATCGTGGCCGACCATGGTGCCGATGGGGTGCTCGTCGTTGGCGTGCTGGCGGGGCTCATGCTGCTCTTGCTGGCATTCACCGGCGCTGGCCGCGCGATGAAATACATGCCGTTGCCTGTCGTCGAAGGTTTCACAGCCGGTATTGCGGTGATCATCGCCCTCCAACAGCTACCTGCAGCACTCGGTGTTGACGTGGACGGCGAGAAGGTCCTTGGGTTGGCGTGGGACGCAATCAAAGCTTGGTTAGATGCCCCGGCATGGCAGGCACCCTTTATGACCCTCGCGGTGGCGGCCGGAATCGTGGTTGCTGCCCGCATTCGTAGTGGCTTTCCCGCGGCGCTGGTCTTGGTAGCTGCCGCGACGGCCATCAACATGCTGGCAGACAGTAACCTGAAGACAATCGGCTACATCCCGTCGACGTTGCCTGCTCCGCGCTGGCCGCAAATCCCGTGGGAGCACCTGGATTCCTTGCTGCTGGCGGCGGTCGCCGTCGCAGCGCTCGGAGCATTGGAATCGTTGCTGTCAGCGACGGTTGCCGACGCAATGACTGTCGGCGACCGGCACGATCCTGACCGCGAGCTCTTTGGGCAGGGCGTGGCCAACGTCGTCGCGCCCCTGTTCGGCGGGATCCCCGCAACAGCCGCGATCGCCCGAACTGCCGTCAACGTGCGGGCCGGCGCCGGTACGCGCCTGGCAGCGGTGTTCCATTCGCTGCTTTTGCTCGTCGCAGTGCTCGTCGCGGCCCGGTGGGTGGGCGAGATTCCTCTCGCTGCGCTTGCCGGCGTGCTTATCGCCACTGCGATCCAGATGATCCACCCGCGGAACATCCGCTCGGTGATACGCGCCACCAAGGGTGACGGGGCTACCCTGCTCATCACGGCTGCCGCCACCGTCGTGTTCGACCTTGTCGTCGCCGTGCTCATCGGCCTTGTAATAGCGGGCTTCTTCGCGCTGCGCGATACCGCCCGCACTGCGGTGTTAGAAGCTGCCCCGCTGGAGACAGGAGACCACCGCGACAAGGAACGCGAACTCCTCGACGAGCACATCGCCGCCTTCCGCTTGGAAGGCCCACTCTTCTTTGGCGCAGCGCACGATTTCCTCCTGGGGCTCGCTGATGTCTCGTCGGTCAAGGTTGTCGTGCTTCGCATGCGCTACGTCACGACGATTGACGCCACTGGCGCCCAGATGCTCGCCGACACGATCGGGCGCCTTGAACGTAACAGCACCCGGGTCCTACTCTCAGCCACGAAGCCCGAACATGTTCCGGTGTTGCGCGAACTCGGCGTATTCGACCAGCTTGCGCACGAGAATCACGTTTTTGACGACACTCTCGACGCCATCGCCCACGCCCGGCTGCATGTCTCGCGCATTCAGCATGAGGAGTCGGATGGCGCACCCGCGGCGTCGCAAAGTAATCAGCACGACGAGTAG
- a CDS encoding type II toxin-antitoxin system RelE family toxin — MWRWRVGDYRVIAPIYENTVAITVVDLGHRREVYD, encoded by the coding sequence CTGTGGCGCTGGCGAGTCGGGGACTACCGCGTTATCGCGCCAATATACGAAAACACGGTCGCGATCACCGTTGTTGACCTAGGTCACCGACGCGAAGTCTACGATTAA